The nucleotide window TCTCAAGAATCCAAGCCTTGTTTCTccagagctcaatagtttgggagttttatttaaacacatatatacacataacactgttaacttttgtttatcttgctttaGTTACTATATTACAAGTAGATTCTAATACAGATAGTTTTaagatcaaaaacagactccaggtatagtctattgctgctggttcgtttctaaaacgttatgattcgtaacaaaattggggcctgcatccagtatatgaacagatttgggggcGTATTCATTAATTATCAATTTCATCCCTTTTCATTTATtggtgtgtggaaaatcagcagcaatggatgctgTTAGATGTCTGGATGCTGACCAACCTgtgaggcattagaggatgccagaaggGTTGAGTTGTTGAGCCTTGCTAGAAGGGtaaaacttgctaaggtgaaattgacaatgaggagggcacagatgcagaggataatagctgaacattatgtatctgagggtgtgtttaaagtggaggagttggaggtgtttcctgaaagtaaacctagtgagcttgagctccagtacaagtgagaaaaattaaactggaggctgcggaaaggcagaggcagtttgaggctagagaagcagaaaaacagagaagaggcagaaaaatagagggaggaaacagaaagacagaggctgttcgagctggaaaagataaaGAGGTTGCAGCAAAGGAGTCCAGCGTTTTTCTCTGGTGATAAATTTGAGGCCAgttgggaagttaaattggtccctACATTTGacgaggcagagattgataaatactttcatcattttgagaaggttgctcagagtttaaagtggccaGAAGAGGTTTGGcttattctcttacaaagtgtaattaagggggaggttcagcaagcctattctgctttgacagttgatgaagcagctgattatgacatagtgaaacaggctgtgctcaaagctacgagttggtcccagaatcatacaggcaaaagtttagaaatttgaggaaatccgTGAACCAGACTTttatggaatttgcttatgagaagattgtgtgttttgaccgctggtgcacatataaaaatgtgaatgatgattttaacagcttgaaagagttggctttaattgaagaattcaaaaggtgcgtccctgatgacataaagacatatttagatgaaaaggatgctgccacttcgCAGGAGTCTGGGaaacagttgaaggagaaatattctggttacttcttactattgtaagaaagctggtcatgtgaAGGCTGACTGTTCTGTCCTGAAgatgaaaaaggaaaaggaggcagtcccaaatgcccgTGGTCAGTATGTTGAAGCAGCTATCAACCCACTGGGTTCTGAACATGCTGTTGAGGTtcagttaaggtctgagaggtctgaccgagttaagaagggattagatcattttatgtcagatgggtttaTATTAGTAAAGGAAGTGTCAACCCCGGTAACAGTGAACATTTTTtgagttactggggcttctcagtcacttatatcagacagtgttctaaagtttggtgatgattctaacactggtgaggtaagtCTTATTAAAGTCATTGGGGGCGACATGGTTTCCGTGCCAttgcacaaggtaactttactgtcagggttcgtttcaggacctgttaagatcagattatgctccagtttactggtggaagatgttagtttgctgttagggaatgaactggcagatggtaaagttgttcctgcagtgcagttaaCAACTAACccaaccactgacgacccacagatggattttaacatttttcCTTCCTGCACAGGAACTCGAAGTTTGGCTAAATTGTCTGCCGATGTAGACGAGctgatagcagaacagaaccaagaccctgagattgaagctttaaaagaaacagctctctcagatgatgagattatcAAAGTGCCAGCAGGGTATTATTTCAAGGATGGTGTGTTAATGcggaagtggaggccacctgctataccagcgagtgaggaatgggcaattgttcaccaagttataGTTCCTTAAGTTTatagggctgaaattttaactttggcccacagtatacccttaggtggccattttggagtgaataaaacggTAAACAGGATTAcgaaataattctactggcctaatctgTGGAAAGATGTTATGAGCTTTTGCAGAACCagtcacacttgtcaagttgtggctaaacctaatcaggtcaccccagtgccccactgtggtctatacctgctttcggtgaacccttttcaaaatttatagtggattgtgttgacccattgccaaagactaaagctggccatcagtatctactaactattatgtgtactgcatccggATTCCCAGAGGaatacctctcagaaatgttaaagctaaaactgtggtgaaggctcttaccaagttttctacattttctggtttgcctaaagaaatccagtctgatcaaggacgtgattttacatctggattattccagcaggtagtttatcaGCAGGGAGCTGAACAAATTGCaacatctgcataccatccagaatcacaaggggctttagaaaaatttcattctaccctcaaaacaatgattatgacattaaaatgttgaaaatggaaaagactgggatgaaggaatacatttgcttttgttcgcagtaagagagtcggtacagagatcactgggctttagtccatttgaacttgtatttgttcagagagtgaggggacctttgaccttgttaaaggaacagtggattgatggggatgtacctgttaacttgttagactatgttttgaagttcagaaATAAACTACATCAAGCCTGTAGTCTATTGAGACAAAACCTaatgatttctcaaaacaaaatgaagtgttggtttgataagcgggcttgcaaaagaaaataccaggtgggagataaggtgcttaccttatctccaatgttgacaaatccacttcaggcgaaattcaacagaccgtatgaaatagtctctcagattaatgatgtgaattatgttattaaaacgcccgactgacataaactaacacagttggtacacataaatatgataaagcctaattttgacaagcaggcaccgtctgtgagtgttgttgtcaaaacaaatgaatctggcaaccctgagaatgaaacaatcgactcgtctgagacttttcacaagccaaacgtggtcccagttaggctaatgaactcggttgttctggaaaacattgataacaagttggctcatctgcagccaaagcaacaacagctgaaagaattaattctgaagtttaaggatttatttcccgatgttcccaagcaaaccgcgGTTGCAGTACATgacgtagatattggtcaagccaaaccgattaaacaacacccatattgcatgaacgtaaaaaaatgtaaattggctgagcaagtgTTGTAAGTGGGGAAACAGATTCGATACGTCTCAGAAGCAAGGACTTTGGACAGAAAAtgattttatttacagaaggcaaacgTGGGAAAACGGCAACAGAAGCAACACGCACAATTTACAGCAGTCGTGGGGAAAGTCGGTTCGGCAATAAAACACACACGGACAATTACTAACGAACGTGGGAAAATCGCCTGGGAACAAAGTGGACGCGcgcacacacgcaaacacacaaaGGAAAATTCTATACGATATCCGCCAGCCCTTGACCCTGTGCAGGCACAGCTCTGTGTTATTAAAGAGAGTAATCAACGCTCCCATCCTACAATGCACAGCTCACTAACAATTTCTCCAGCGCCGTTCCACGGTTctcagcctggagtgaagcagggtggtctctcggagatggcaaagggaaagcaCACGCGGCACCCTTTATAGTGCACAGGGATGGAGGGTCCAGCCCAGGTAATCTATAGAGGGGCCAAAGGCTCCGTGCCAGCAGAGTTAAGCAGATTACAAAGGCCAATTGCTCGAGGCCAAGTACAAGGCTAATTAAAGGGGCCAATGGTGAGGTGTGTATTTGGCAGGTGGTGTGCCTTGACCAGGTAGTGCGTAGGTTTGTCACGTGAAAGTCACGACCCCTCCAATACAGTCTACCCCTCGGATCCACGCCACTCGCCAAGCATTACATGTAACAGAGTGAGAAGGAAAGTGATATATCTTAATGGAAGTCTTACACTTAACTATTTCTAAGGTTAACGCTGTATGTGACTGTCCAGAACTAAAGAAAGGCAGACGTGCTCGGAATGGTTTGGCAAGCACAGCATAACATACACACAGCGATGATAACGAGAGGTAAaacgtagagagaaggcaatcacGCCGAATTCCACGGTGGTAATTAATAAATATCAGTGGTGGAAGATCCTCCGTCGAGCCGTTCCAAATCCACACACGAATTACCACCAGAGTGATCTGTCACAGGGATGCCGTCTTCAAGGGGTTCCCACAtcacacacccaggcaaggggtaACTTCGAGTGGCCCCACAGGAcattcccagatccactcctTTGGATTATGCAGAGTGACAGCCACACATCCGAAGTGCTCCGGATCGATGATCACCGCACCCTTGTGGGtttagcagagttccaaatcCCCAGCCTCGACAAGCTGGAACTGCTGCCTTTTCCAGGttcgctcctctctctctctctctctctctctcttcttccgaCTCCTGACCGTGACTGTCTGCGTCCTTGttttaaaggtaaacaagctgcgagtcggtcagtgaacaacatcatagtcctgcctcactgaagcgctctgttaaagtgacagtccacagtgaACGAAACCTGCGGGTCCGTAACGGTGCATTGATGGGCGAGGAGGGGTCAAACCTTGATTGGCAGGTGACGTGCCTTCCGACCGGGTAGTGGGCAGTGATGTCACGTGACAGTCACGACCCCTCCGATACACTGGGTCAGGAAATGTTCTCTCAAACCGTTCAGTCTCagtgtactcccgacataaaaacAATTAACCCTGTCTTTCCCTCCAGGCGACCAAGAACGCTCGGAGTCGGCTTTCCTCCAGCAGCTGGTTCTCACAGCGCCAGTGCCTGGATCCCAGTTCAGAGCAGATGAGGACTGaaacagacgtaggaataggagCAGGAAGCAGGTCGGGTCAGGTGCAGGCACAGGAATAGGATcggggcagaggtagctggggcacTGGTGCCCGAAGTGGACACCCTAGGGATTCGGGTGttaggacagtccctccgaaagtgccccacctgACCCACGGGGCAGGAGCAGGGACTGaaacagacgtaggaataggagCAGGAAGCAGGAGTCGGCTCAGGTGCAGGCACAGGAATAGGATcggggcagaggtagctggggcTCTGGTGCCCGAAGTGGACATCCTAAGGTTTCGGGTGttaggacagtccctccgaatGTGCCCCACCTTCCTGCACGTAGCCCCAGAAGCACCCGCCTGAATCACAGGGGTAGTAGCAGAGACTGGAATagacgtaggaacagggacagggttagagacagggtcaagggcaggagcaggggccggcacaggtgtaggagcagggatgggatcaggggcagagATAGCTGAGGCACTAGTTCCCGAAGTGGACTCCCTGGGTTTTCGAgtgctaggacagtccctccgaaagtgccccacctccccgcacGCATGGTACCGTGGGCActcagagttccaatacaccTGATAGTCTACCCCCTCGGGCCGgacagtaaaccggccctcaacGTCGTCCTCCATTTCCAGCTGCATGAACACCTGACGCCGGAAAGAGATTACGTTACGGAGGGTGCGTCTCTTAAATTTGAGTCTGATGTCAGTTATATCTGACCGCACTTGTCCCAAGCTGTCTAGTGCGGGAAGCAGGACCTCGTTGGGGATTAAACGTGTCCGTTAAGCTGCGTGGAAATGTCACCAGCTTCATGTTTAAAAGGATGTTTTCCACCGTGATCCCCCCAACTAAGATCCCGGTGTACTAACTCATCATTCTCTAGATAAAACACTACCTTCCCGAACTCATTCTCTGTGGCCAAAATACCACCTTTCCCAAACAAGTCCTCCGTAGACGCCACATATTTTTTGCAGGGCGGTTCTTAGATTCAAAATACATTGCACTCGCGTTCCCCTTTCACCGACCAAAACAAGGCGTTGTCCAAGGCTGGAGTTGCAGCCGCCTTTGTCCAACTCCCCGAAGGCCTGCAACTCCGTGGAGAACGGACCGGCATGCTGACACTACGTCCAAATCTAGAGATATACGGATGTGCCGGTTATAAAGTCCTGGAGCGAGTGGAGTAACTGGCcggaaaagtttgtactcgacaGTATCTTGCAGGCTCGGCGCCAGAAATTTcaacgccaggaaaggctccgttagTCCTACAGAACTTCAGGCCGTGAGGAGTCAAGACTTCTCAACAGATGCTCCGGCTCCAACACCGAACGAGAATCACGACAATAAAAGAGGAGGGACGTTGTCCCGATGTTAATGGGAGAACAATGGCGTTTGTCTCCGTTGTTTGGAGCAAACCGGTCTCCTGGCGAATTGCCAGCAGCTGCAGCTGGGAGCCCGGCATTTAGCAGCCGTCAACGAACCCagtccaaactggcagaaaaactccaagCGAAGCTTCCACGCTAAAACAGCCGCTCACTTATATGTCCAAGAGACAATTCGAAACATCTCCAAAGTTTCTCACGAACTTATACAGCAGATTTTCCCCGATTTCTCCCAGCTAATTCAGAACAGctccacgctgtgtctgaccctgcgagTGTGTGTTTGGAtgatgtggacggagattcactctgtgtctgaccccgggagtgtgtgatgggtgatgtggagggagcctcactctgtgtctgacagaggaattgtgcgatgggacagtctggagggagattttcTCAATGTCTGACCTGCGATTGTGTTATtatacagtgtggagggaattctCTTGGTATCTGACCCGGGTAGTGGGTGATTTCATGGTGTGGACAGAGATTCTCAatgtctgacgctgggagtgtgtaatgggacgaggTGTAggtaggttcactctgtgtctgacaccggtagtgtgcgatgggatggtgcggagggaacttcactgtctcagaacccgggagtgtgtgatgggatggtggagagggagatttacTGTGTTTCTGACCCCCAGGTGTATGTAATGGGAGGATATAaaaggagcttcactcagtgtctgaccctggagggTTCTGATGGAACGATGTGGAGTAAAccacactctctgtctgacacagagattgtgtgatggtacgatgcggagggagcttcactctgcgtctgacacagaGACTGTGTGATGCGACATTGCAGAGGGATCTTCACTGTTTATCTGATCCGTGGAGAGCGTGATGTGGCCCTGCGGAGGggcatacactctgtgtctgaccctctgcTATTTCTGACCGTTGTGGACGCAAGTCTGATAGTATACCGTATATGAGCTTCCAGTCTCTTTTGTTGATTTTGTCTGCAAAGCCAGGAGAGTGCTCATTAAGGTTGGGGTCCGGAGAGTGGGTGTATCTCGGGTGCGAGGAAGCGGTGGTCAGCCTTGATGGGGATGGGGACTGAAGAGATCCAGGGGACTGGACAATCTCAGCCTGGAACTGAGGCGCAGCTGTACCACTTCATTGTGAGTGTGTGGTtccctctgtatgtgtgtgtgtgtgtgtgtgtgtgtgtttcaatgtgTGTGTGGTTCCCtgtggtgtgatgggacggtgtggagggagcttcactctgtgtctgaccccgggagcgtgtgatgggacgatgcggttggagcttcaccctgtgctGAATGCCGGTATTCCATCCCGCATCCCATTCGTACTTGGGAACCCAGTGAAATCACGTCTGACATTACAGAATTACAGACATTACAGGCATTAACTGTCTGTGGGCGCCTAATCTCTGAGACGCTGCTGTACCAGTGTGAGGAGCTCAGAACCATTATTGCAGTTCACCGAATGCGGGGGGCAGCAGTAACTCCAGGTCTCCTCTAGTGAGACTCAGGAATGCAGgaagttacagcggtttattgatttcatcatgacaaatgCAAATTAAGGAATGTGTGAACTGGATAGGACGCGGAATCATGTCACTGCGGCACCGCCTCTGAGATCACAGAGAGCTCGGCTGAAGCCAGGATCTGTTAGAACAGTTAGAAAGTAAACGTGTATTGCAGGAAATCGGCCAACATGTCCTCATCCAGCGAGCAGGgctgttcacacattcagatcttcacaactccactctcagtcctggtctgggttcctgcagtgATCTCAGTTCCCTCTCTCCTGTTGGACTGAACCGATTCCAgtgcagcctgaaacagatgggagaataaagatgaaataaactgattacacaacagtgtcagtaacaggggaccggggttaatgtttcaacaacactcacagacaaatatcaccagaaaacccgcggatccgctgatatttcatcacattgaacattaacacaaacactcaccagatccgctccagactcgggagggtcaatatgaggcggcggagagcggggacagatcggtctgtcagtgAGTTTAATCccaggtccagctccgtcagtgatgggtttgtaatgAGAGCGGAAGCGAGATCCTCGGCGCCAGAATCCCTGAGACCGACATtgtacagcctggagatgagagagagtgagggagaaggacacagagagacaggagatggtacaaatccccagtgtttatcagtaacacaattactgatcacattagtgttcagtgtcagacacccagtgactgtaaacacaatctcccacagtctggtacttacagcagtttctgtattttacactccgggttcctcagagccgcagaaaccagtttcactcctgaatctcccagtttattttcACTCAgatccagctccgtcagtgatgggtttgttctgagagcggagacgagatcctcgacaCCAGAATCTGAGAGACTGATATCTCTCAGCCTGCAGATgacagagagtgagggtgaagtacACAGTGAGATacgagacggtacaaatccccagtgtttatcagtaacacaattactgataacattaatgttcagtgtcagacacccagtgactgtaaatacaatctcccacagtctggtatttaccccagtttctgtattttacactccgggttcctcagagccacagacaccagtttcactcctgtatctcccagtttattacgaTCCATGTTCAAATCCATCAGTGATCGGTTTGTTCCGAGAGCGGAGGCAAGATTCTCAGCGCCAGAAACTGTAAGATCGACATTGTCCaacctggagatgagagaaagtGAAGGACACTGAGAGAGGAGGTAGTACAAATTCCCAGAGTTTACCTGTATctcaattactgatcacattaatgttcagtgtcagacacccagtgactgtaaacacaatctcccacagactggtacttaccccagtttccgtattttacactccgggttcctcagagccgcagaaaccagtttcactcctgaatctcccagttcattccccgcaagtctaaacacaaacagacagattgCTGAACAAATGGATGAATTGATGAGGGTCTGAGGGAATTACTCTCAATCAGGTATTTCAGGAACCACGATacccttcagtaaatcactgatcggtgttcccatcactgtcaacgTCCCTCTCTGCCCAGCTCCAGGGTATTCACCGAATATCAGTAATTTAATCTGTTGTTGTGACCCTGTAAAATACACATATTCTGTCTCATTTCTGGCAGTTAGAAAAGTGTTATTGGCCTGAGAGCATCAGAAGGGGCAGGGATGAATGATGGAAGAAAGTCCCACAGTGAGGAAAATTTATGATTGGGAGACTGTCGATGGGAATGGTGGAAGAGCCCGCACCTGAGGAAAActcgatgggaagagagatcccacaggaggaaggaggatgggaaaaGTTAATCCTACAAGACGAGAGGATGCAGAAAAAGATTGCAAGGAAGAGGTGGGTTTGAACTGAGGGCCACAGTCGGGAGAGAAGATGTGCCCATGGTGTCGGGGTATCTGGTAGTGAGCACAGTCACACAGGTGGACTGATGGTGAtagtcacacacggggaagggcaggggaggacaatctcacaatggtatttctttacTTCTCACTGGGgcagtctgctgacggtctcttgtccctcaccgggaagggggtgtgaagctctgacccacctgctgcagtcagtgtcggtctgggtgtcagtagcagtgagaaggaacattgtcaatggacgtgtcacaggctgagaaaaacacggccattcctgtgatttattaTCATTAAACCAAAGGCCGGTGTTCTCTGAACTGACAAAGTCTCTAACAGCCCTTCACAAGGAATCACAGTAACCTCCTGTACTTGGGGAATTAGTGGCCAATCACaagggcatttgtcacaattcttcagaAGCTCATTTACTATAGTTTTAACCAAATCCCTTGACATTGAAAGAGCAAAATGGAACAGTTTCACagatcagagtgagagataagtcgttacctcaaatcctggcacttgtgcagcccgggtcccagtcGCTGGCTTCCTTCACTTTGAATGAGGCAGTActccaggtcgaggtgttttattgtatcacagagtccgatgacatgagacaggaccgcgcagtcaatcggggtcagtgtcattccacagaatgaaagtgtttccatagattccagtgcggcctgagccagtccacgattatgaaactcaaacaggtagtgcaatgtgttcaggaggctcctatTACCAGCTTTactctctgtgtttccactctggcgtttaacctcctccttcacccagtcaatcacccggcaggttgtttcattgggaaatggacccagaaactcctccaggccccgagctgtcactgggttggagagaccagcaacaaaacggagaaatacctcaaatcgcccatcctTCACAcagtgggcttcagtgaggagtttcatgatatctctgccatctgggatcaggaattgtgcgactgcagctacaaactcttggatggtgaggtgtgggaatgtgtacaccacgctccgggcagaatcctctctctccaaaagctccatcaggaacccggacaggaactgggaaggctgcagattgtagttgatcaaatctccatctgtaaacacaatcttcctctcggacactcctctgaaggccaactGACCAactctgagtaacacatcacgggggttctcaatctcacggccatggtttttcaggatgttgtaaatgtagtaggagtacagttgggtaatggtcttgggaactcgctgtgggtccctgactctttgtgtgaaaaaggggcccagtgccagagcgaggatccagcagtaggaggggttgtagctcatggtgtacaggatctcattCTCCTCCACGTGTTTGTAAACAGCttccgccaccgtctgatcttcaaaatgtttgatgaaatattccttccgttcctcacctgaaaatcccaggatttcagcttcGGTACCGATctcagccttttccaataaatgtaacgcagtgggacgggtggtcaccagcattgaacaccctgggagcagcttgtgctggattaaactgtacagaatgtcagacaccttgcacttgtaTTCAGGATCTGTGCACGTGCACCGAGTTTCCGTGTCTCTCCGACTGTCAGAAAAATTAATTTGgtcattgaattcatccaaaccatcgaatataaacagcgatccctctgggttcttccagacctctctcaggatattcccaaagtaaggatactgattcaggatcagttccttcaggtttattctgcagttaatggtgtttaaatcgcggaatttgaaactgaagacaaactggaactgttggtatattttccctgtgGCCCAGTCatgaacaatcttttgtaccattgttgttttcccgatccctgggactccggccactgctgctgaactccCAGATTTGGAGTTAGTttgggaaaagctgctctggaacaactgatCCATCTGGAGTTTCTCCAGCTCTCCGCAgagatgtttttctctccactcctcgtggtctctgcctcttgccagcagctcatgttccaccattaGCCggtctcgaacagtagaaatgaccgtgagctcagcgtatcgatcaaccagctggaaaaccttcaccttctccctcatcaggatcgtgttcactctcagtgtttcagtttgtgcccgcagagtctccttgtgtttctgttggacatcttccatgggaacagacaGTGGACAAACTGTTAGATGCCTCAGCTCAGAACTCAGTATTTAAGCACACAAGAGTTAGCTCAGAGCTGTTGCATTGATGGATTCATCAATGGTTGTTCGTACAGTAAAGTAAATTTGATTAACAGACCTCTGACTGGACAGAGAGGCCTGTTCCAGATAAACACCAGATCATCACATTTCCACATTAACTGTGCTGTGAAGGTGAGTATTTCGctggtagtttactgaccccCAACTGTCCCGTACTGGACAACATCTCACTACTGCCACAGATATCATTGCTCCTAAGGAAGTATCTTTTAATCCCTTGTGTTGATGTGGCGTATGGAGATAGAGAAGAAGGTGGTGGTCATTCTGTCAAAGGAACAGGTCGGGGAAATacagctcaccctccccttccacCATCACTGAATCAAAATACAAagcagcagatttgctgatcagAACATGaactgtgggtgggtgggtggggtgcgtCGGATCTCAAACTGTGTTCGAAACCTGTCGGGTGTGTGGGGTTATGCACTGTGTCCGGCCTCTGCCAGGGATGTAT belongs to Hypanus sabinus isolate sHypSab1 unplaced genomic scaffold, sHypSab1.hap1 scaffold_429, whole genome shotgun sequence and includes:
- the LOC132388854 gene encoding NACHT, LRR and PYD domains-containing protein 3-like, which gives rise to MHQGSSSGGAPVTSASGKDTGPTSVITKLLASCNDSQLLRLTEFYRDRLEQAMEGGVHGVSLALMAKNQFSVQEHRKISDLADKGERADSSKLLLSLVMEKGSRARRVMWETFVKMRIGVPEMDKILKEIQEHGCDPSHQPIPAQHLLKVLSELEDLRVITELLASWDDSQLLRLMDFYRDRLEQAMEGGVHGVSLALTAENQFSGEEHRKISDLADKGERADSSKLLLSLVMEKGSRARRVMWETFVKMRIGVPKLDKILKEIQIYGCDPSHRPIPAQLLLKVLSELKDVQQKHKETLRAQTETLRVNTILMREKVKVFQLVDRYAELTVISTVRDRLMVEHELLARGRDHEEWREKHLCGELEKLQMDQLFQSSFSQTNSKSGSSAAVAGVPGIGKTTMVQKIVHDWATGKIYQQFQFVFSFKFRDLNTINCRINLKELILNQYPYFGNILREVWKNPEGSLFIFDGLDEFNDQINFSDSRRDTETRCTCTDPEYKCKVSDILYSLIQHKLLPGCSMLVTTRPTALHLLEKAEIGTEAEILGFSGEERKEYFIKHFEDQTVAEAVYKHVEENEILYTMSYNPSYCWILALALGPFFTQRVRDPQRVPKTITQLYSYYIYNILKNHGREIENPRDVLLRVGQLAFRGVSERKIVFTDGDLINYNLQPSQFLSGFLMELLEREDSARSVVYTFPHLTIQEFVAAVAQFLIPDGRDIMKLLTEAHCVKDGRFEVFLRFVAGLSNPVTARGLEEFLGPFPNETTCRVIDWVKEEVKRQSGNTESKAGNRSLLNTLHYLFEFHNRGLAQAALESMETLSFCGMTLTPIDCAVLSHVIGLCDTIKHLDLEYCLIQSEGSQRLGPGLHKCQDLRLAGNELGDSGVKLVSAALRNPECKIRKLGLDNVDLTVSGAENLASALGTNRSLMDLNMDRNKLGDTGVKLVSVALRNPECKIQKLGLRDISLSDSGVEDLVSALRTNPSLTELDLSENKLGDSGVKLVSAALRNPECKIQKLLLYNVGLRDSGAEDLASALITNPSLTELDLGLNSLTDRSVPALRRLILTLPSLERIWLHWNRFSPTGERELRSLQEPRPGLRVEL